The DNA sequence TAATTTTGCATCTATTCTTCCTACGACAAACCTATAGCCTCACTATCCTACATGAGCTACATGTAAGTGACCATTGACCAGTTATGACCAGGAGCAAACAAAAGGCAAATTCAAGACCTCTCCTGATAACATCTTTATATTTTAAGGGGACAATCTAAATATACCAAGAACgcattgcatgtttttttcattaggtaaaaaaaaatgaactaTTCGATGGGAATTTCTACTATTAGTCTTAACAATTACAAGCAACAGTTGCTTAAAAATTGGACTAATATTTTAACTTCGCTGCCATTAAAATGGCTGCCAAAATTAATGCACCATGGTTAGAGTGAGCTAGTCCTTGTTACATGGGAATATGACCATATTAAGGCATACTCAAGTCCACACGGTCTGATTCCATACTTTAAGCCTACAAGGGACATGACCATATCTTCGTGGGGTTGAGGGCGTAGTCTTGACTACGAGGGACTACACTGGACACGCCCAGAAAACTGTCCATCGTCGTcttcatcgtcgtcatcatcctcTTCTTCTTCACTGGAGTCCTCATCATTGTCGCTGTCATTATCAGCTGCTCGTGATCGCTGGAAAGAATGTGAAAGTCAATGATCATTGTGAATGTCGATATTGTTTTTTAGTctgtacagtggaacctggattttacgatatggctcgggagaaagaaaatacatcgtaaaatcgaggtacCGTTGCAAAGAGGTCCCCGATTtttatgatttaaaaaattccATCGAAAACGCCGTTGTAGCGAGGTCTGGTTTATAAacaacttttacaaaatagcATTGTAACTTTAGTCTGTGTAAGACTGTACAGTTACTCTCTGTAAGATCTTAATCTGTACCGTAAATCTGTCAAGTAAAACAATCGATTAACTGGACTGTACGTGTGTGGCGTCTCgagtttttctctctttgttgaTAGACACAATCAGCaatatcgttgtatcgagGTCAAAATTACGCTTGGGAGAAAGAGCTGTATCATAAAATCAAGAATATTAttgtatccaatatcgttAGATCGGGGTAATTTCTCATATATTCCACTGTATTTTCGCCGGGAGAAAGGAAGgccatcgtaaaatcgaggttatcgtaaaatccaggttccactgtatttttAGGAAACTCCAAAGGAATtttagtgcgacgcgcgctatcgTGGCCACCAGTACAAAGTTTAAAGAAAGTTACTTAATTATGTACAAGCGAGAATAAGTTCTGACTGACACGAACTTTAACACAAGGAAGACCCCGACTTGCCTTGGTGGGTTAGTGAAGCTCATTTGGTTAGTTCAGAGCCAATCTTCTTACGCTTGTAAGATCAATTGTCACGCAAGGTATTACCTGTCTTCTTGCGTCACGCTCGTAAGATCAATGGTCACGCAAAGGTCTTAAATGCTTTCTTACGTCACACAAGTCAGACAATGGTCACGCAAGGGTCTTACCCGTcttgtgtcacgcaagtcagaTCATGGGTCACGCAAGGGTCTTACCCTTCTTCTTTGCATGTGATGCATCATGAGGTAAAGCAGGTGTTCGCTGATGGGATCGTGAGGGCGAGAACGGTCATCGTCACGGTCACTCGTATTCTTTTCCATAAGCTGGAAAGAGATATCGAGCAGAAACCATCAACACCTTTGGATTATCAACATGCCCAGCAGTTAAGTTGGAGCATTTCTTTGCcatgctgattggctaagTACAGTTTTGTCAATAAACTACTGGCATCCTGATTGCACATGACATACTGCAAGATAAGTCTGTAACCCTGTGTGAATATTCATGTACCTTATCCAGCCCATCTAGGACAGTTGGCGATGGCTCAAGTGGTACCCATATCTTTACGTCATGGTCCAACCCACTGGTCGCTAGCACAGGTGCACTTGGGTGGGGCTCTAGGCAGTTAACCTTCAATTGGAAAAAAGAGGGTGCATTACAACCAGTAGAATCATGCTTATTTCTGGCAGGCTGTTTCTGGTTTCCAGGATTATCAGAGTCCATGTCTTGACCTTCAAGGCAACCACAATAAGTACTGTAAGGTTGTCATAATGTAACTAAAGTGCCTTAAAATGCAGCACCTTTTTAAAAGACCTagaaatattcagaaaaaaactTCAAACGCCAATGGTCGCCTTGTATAAGAAGTGAAAAAGGTAGCCTTTCTGCAGGCAGTTGTTGCAGGGTTTTCGGAACACTCAATCCATCGGCTTAGCTGCCAACAATTTAGAATTGATGCTACTGTAAGAATGGTAAGAATGGTAGCATGAGTAAAATGTATCATGGATCACTCAATTAAAGCAATTAAGGCACCCACCACGCCTGTAGCATCTGCATCCAGGAAGTTGACTATTTCCTCAGTCTGCTTATCCCAGAGAAAGACATGTCCACAGTCACTACCACTCACTACAAACTCACTCTCTGGGCCATAAAAGTTCACTCCCTtgactgaaaaaaaacaaaccaaaaaaaaaaacaagaatattACAATGCGATATGGGGTCCATTGTATGTAATATTGCCGAAGACAATGAGTTGCATGCGAGGGGTAAAGCTAAGAGACATTTCACACTTAACAATGTGATAATGTGATGGCATGATACATGACATTTTTAGTATACATGCAtagggtgggggagggggaaatgGGTTTTGCCACACCCACAATGTAACAACATCAAAAACAATTTATTGCATGCAAATAGTATACATGTTGAAAAATTGATACAATTGTAATAGGGCACTGACAAGGCAAAGTAGATAAAGAAATACAGTATTTACATGCAATTGGTTATACGAGGTTCAAATATATGCATTGCCCCATGTGTTCTACCTGTTGCATTGTTACGGTGACCCTTGTACTGCTTCACAAACTCTGCTCCTGAACTAAGAAAATACCATACAACATAAGCAGACTAAGGAATACACCAAAGGTGCCCTCGGAGAATCTTTGTATTGTAACCCGCAGTATTGCGGTATCAgctaaataagcaaataaatgtaaataaaatacaaatcggGTTTCAAAAAgtgtagaattcttgtttacagTACATTCTTATGAACGTTCATATAGCTTTCAGATCAAGGACTCAGCTGTTTACTTTTTTATGCTgtacgctacccatgaaccaccgcaGGTTACTACTACACTTGgggcaaccttatttgaaattggTGTATAAAGTACAAGGGGTGGTGCCATGAATCTCATCCTTACCTTGAGTATGAGTCAAACAAGTAGATATCTTCATCATTGTAACTAACAAGAAGCtctgataaagaaataaaatatgttcgacttaaataaaatatgtttGAATTCATCTACAGCAAATTTCACAAGTTTTTCAAATGAGCCAATGACTTCTAACATGGAACTGGTTCTATTTCTTTAACAAATTCAAAGATCACTATATCTTGATACCTCACCTGAACCATCATGGGAATAGACCAGACAGGTGATGTTGGCAAAAAAGTCATTGCCGTCctgctgcaaaaaaaaaggatactgTACATAACAGCAAGAATACATAACATCAACCAAAACCAAAAAGAAATAACCATTTACATATGATAACTGGAATAAATtggttatttttaataattaacagaattatatttaaaaatatttaaagaactTAAAGGAAACTAGGTACACCTTGGAGCTAGGACAAAATGCATGCAAGAAAATAAGGTGTGCTGAATAGGTAAACAGACTTCCCTACTTAAAATGATGGTTACAGACCTGTAAATATAGTAATAGATAATTGTTAACAATTTACAAGCCTCTGTATTTGCTTTGATTTGCACTACTTTTATCTCAAACAAAGGCTCCCAGTTTATTCCTGTGTCTTCAGTGCATTGATTCGGCTGGCATAGTTGTACTCAAAACTGGTCTTTAAGACCACACTGGTGGATAAGACGAGAACCCCCTTATGTGTCCCACTGCTACCAAATGAGGCCAATCAAACTCACCAGATGGTGTGGACAGTACTGTTTCACAGGTTCTGCATTAACCTTGCTATCCTGAGTACAAATCATCCAATTAACACACAGATAAAGGGTGGTAGGGACTCATTATAAAACACACAAAGCATTTCTTTGCCACGCTGGTTTGTTAGAGTAGTGTGAATAGAATTGCGTGAATCAGATAGTAATTGTCTTGCACACTAATTAAAGTTGTACTTCCTAAAACTGTCAAATATGACCATTGTACCATGTGTTGAGATTTAAAAATCAAGTGGAAAAGAGGCGGCATAAGTACTGTGGAAGGGGGATACTATATACAATCTGTACCTCTGGTAGCTTCCTTCTGTCATAAATCCTGCAATTCAGATGGTAAATATTCAAGATTGGTCAGAATGATCAATAAAAGGCCAATATGAATCTGGTTATTCATCTTACAGTATTTGTAGCTGTGCACATACCGTGCAAACTGGTCCCTTCCTCCTACTGCAAACTCATTGATGTTTGAAGGGTTGACATAGATGGTGTATAAAGGGACTTTCTTGTGTTCAGATGCTCTGCAGCAAAACAGTCTGTGGAGAGTTCAAGACATGATGAAATAATCAAAGATCAAGAAATCCATTACAGTGTGACGCAGCACAGCCACCTTGACAATTTTGCTGAGTAAATGAATGAGGATGCaagaaaaattgttataaGCTTCCCTTACAATATTATAGAGCACTTCTTTATGAAGTTCACGTATATCAAAATTGTTCTTGAATGCTAATTTGGTTaactttctaaaaaaatgaattggTGGCCATGGCATGGTGTATTGCACAAGAGTCAATAATGTGTCTTTAAAGAACACAATACTCGACATCTACAACAGCCTTTACATTCAACATGACAATATTGTAACTACTCTCTAGTAATTCAGTGCCCCGACTAAAGGTTTTTAAACTGTCAGTATTTCAGGATCCTTCCATAAAAAATAACCCACTATTCGGCAGCCAGAAGGTGTCGATGCGCACACGGTGCACTCCCTAGGTGCATATCTCCTAGAACTTACTTGTGTGCCTTGTCCTCCCTGAGATCGACCTGGAAAACCACACCATCCTCACCACACGTAAAGAATGTCCATGGTGATCCTGGCTCTATGCTTAACTAACAAAAGAGACACAGTTGCTTTTAGTGTCTACCAGAAGAACAACAGCTTACATGGTTTTGCATtttatgtattatttattttaaatatcaatgACCCAAAGGGAAGTGCCTATAAATCAAGAGCTGAGCCCTTCCCTTGTTCTCTGTAATCGTGTAGCAATTTGTTATACTGTATTATCACCAGTACATTTTTCTCTAGTTTACCCAGGTGCATacacaggattggctgagagggggggggggggggggcggagtCCTAATTATCatatagtatttgaagattcctaaATAAGagatgacccactttttggctgccaaggggggggggacatcctgcgcacccccctgtgtacgtgcCTGTTACCTTATGTGCTGCTCCCCGATGCTGAGACAACTTCTTGGTGCCTTTAGATGTGCCAGTTGAGGACAGGAATCCGACTCTTACCTAAAAATACCCAAAGAAATGAGAGCAAAATCTATCTTGACGACAGTCAGAGGATGGATTGACATCAGGCAGTCAAACAGAGGACAAACAGACCAGACAGAAAGCAGATGGATGGACAGTAGATAGGCAAACTGACAGAAAGTCAGATGAAGAGACAGGGGAAAGGAtggacacagacagacacactTGCTGTGCTTATTTTTGGTTATTAACTATGCTGGGTGTCTGCAGGAATATAGCATCATAATTATAAATCTGCCAGCTGTGGTTTGACGCAAGTTCGGAATATGGTGGGTTACATGCCCTAGAATATTTATAAAACAACCAAAACTATATACTAAGGTTCTCCAAGCCCCATTTGTATGTTCCAAATGACAGGCATCATTTCGCTTAAAGGGGTGGCACTATTGAACCACCCCTCTTATTCTGTCACTTACTTGAAGACAATCAGACTAACTGATCTATACCATTTCTTCTAACCTAGCTGGTTCATGGTGCAAATTAGGAACCGCCCCTCTTGTACTGTTACTTACTTGATGACAATCAGACTAACTGATCTATACCATTTCTTCTAACCTAGCTGGTTCATGGTGCAAATTAGGAAAATTTCCTGGCAACATGACCATCAACAAGGTACTCCTGGCAGATACAGTAGGGAGCTGTCACAGTTGTCATAGTTACTTATCAGATTATGTCTAACTTGTAAATATTTCGAACGTGACTAAAATCAATAACTGAACtcaatgtaaaacaaaaacaaacaaaatacaagCACTTTAGACGAAATATACGTATCTGGAGGCAAAGGGATAAAACACGAtgtaaaatgacaaaaaataaaatatatcctTCGTTTATAATACTGCGCACGTCATAACAAAACACAACGAAAAAGTCACCCAATTAAGATAAACGGATCCAGATAAACAATACAttgagaaaataaataatcgaTATTCCAAAATAATAATACCTGGCCATCTCTTGCACAGCTGACGAGGGTTGACTCACTCGAAAATGGCATAAACTTCGCCTAGAGCAAAAATCAGAACATATATACTTAAAACCAGTCTTCTACTAAGAGAAAGTGAAGGGGAAAACAGCGGGTTTGCGATGTacttaaataaaattaaaaattggaTAATTAACAAACCTGGAAAACATTACTGGCGTGACCACTCTCATAGTGAAgaactttctttttcttggccCAATCCCATATGACTATATCAAGATCGTCACTACCAGAAGCTAACAGTTCCCCTGTTGGGCTATAGTGCAGAGTATTGACACAGCCATCGTGATACTTTAGATTGCTATGAAGTTTCAGTCTTTGCACAAGTCCAGTGGAACCTGAGGCTCTTTTAGTGAAATAACCAGGAGATAACAGTCCTTGTTGACGAGCAAACAGGCTAGGGATGACAGGCCAGTCTTTTCTTTTGCTTCCTGCAGTAGCGGCCATGTTGGAATTTGCGACATCTCTTTCTCTGTTCTTCGAACCCGTTGTAAAATGACTGTTTGTCttgttgtttttgcattgtggaTTTTGACCCTTGTCCTCAGCCATCGCTGCTAACCCTCAAAGGCTCAAGTCAGGCCTTGTAATTCGTGGTATATCAGTTCCATAGacatgaatatttttttcttcttgcgCGAACAACTTCCACACAAGACCGAAGTCGAGATCAAAACACAAGAGTCGAACGAAAGGCGCACTCGACACATGTGACATACGAATGCTACACGAATTATTATCGATCACTTAAATCATGTATTGAGATTTCCTTATCAACGATTCTTagatatcaaaataaaatttgcGTTGACATCTGTAAAGATGTTGCGCATGATTTTGTTTACAATGTTTTAGTTTAATGTAAATGCTACTCGGATAGATATCGGAAGATACTCGGCTTTAAATAAACCTCTACCGAACAATAATCGACTGAGTGACATTGTATGGACAGATTCAAGCAAAATATGGCGGGCAAAACAGAGGGAGACGATGACATCAAAAGTTTTCTGAGCAAAGTTGACGAGATAGGTAAGAAGTATTGAATAGTCTGGATAAGAGACTTGTAAATGCAACAGATGGTTGATATATTTGAAGATCAACATTGTTGGGTTTCTCTTcgtattcattttttttatgctttaAGTTATATTTGTTGTTATGGAAATAATcaattaattaaaattaagATAAATGAATGGGAATAAAAGtcttaaaagcaaaaatacgCAACTATTCTACAAAGTGAGGCAGTTACCCCGTGGATCGAGATATGAAAGCACTTTTCAGCTCGAAACAAAAGAGCGGCTCACCCTCCCTCcccacaaagaaaataaagcaaGTTGCACTAgttgatcacgtgactatttgcgtagcaaattcaagccaaaataaacacagaaatgtgTTCTCCAGTCGGCAAAAATAAAGCCCTTTCTGACTTTTTTTGCCCCAAAAATCCAGTGTATgcgagtttgccacccaaattGTCATGTGATCTTTTAGTACAAGTGCCTATCCTGTgtaagatttttatttttttattctatttaagAGTCAATAATGAAGGGTCTGACTTCCTCAGAGGAAGAAAAGCAGACTGTAGCCTTGAAAAAAGCTGATGAGTATCTGTCTGTTCATGGTGATAAGGCGGATGCCTCCATCATACACGACAAAGAAACTGGCATCACCACAAAGATTGGATTCGATGGGACACAAATTAATAAATCTTGTGGCCCTAAGAAGGTATATCTTATTATTCAAATGAAGCTATAGACGGTGATAAGGATAAACACAATTTCTGTTGAGGATAAAGAAAGTGTATTTAACAGGCCTGTAGGCTAGATTTCATTTTGATGTGTTTGCGTTTTTAAGGCACCCCATTAAAGTCCAATTGTATTCTTTAGTCAATAGAAGCCACCTTTAGCTGTGAAGGATATTCTCAAACTGTACATAGCGCTAGGCCTGCTTGTACCCTTTCAGTGacatttcattttctttgtttatatttaggCTTCTGACAATGTGGGGGCAGTTAGTGCAGGTAAATATGATTACAtaataaatgtaaaataaaGATACACATCTCAGTAAAAGCACACTTGACAGTGATGCTCAATATCGATACAAATATTTCACGAGAGCTA is a window from the Nematostella vectensis chromosome 9, jaNemVect1.1, whole genome shotgun sequence genome containing:
- the LOC5511685 gene encoding DDB1- and CUL4-associated factor 8 isoform X2; amino-acid sequence: MAEDKGQNPQCKNNKTNSHFTTGSKNRERDVANSNMAATAGSKRKDWPVIPSLFARQQGLLSPGYFTKRASGSTGLVQRLKLHSNLKYHDGCVNTLHYSPTGELLASGSDDLDIVIWDWAKKKKVLHYESGHASNVFQAKFMPFSSESTLVSCARDGQVRVGFLSSTGTSKGTKKLSQHRGAAHKLSIEPGSPWTFFTCGEDGVVFQVDLREDKAHKLFCCRASEHKKVPLYTIYVNPSNINEFAVGGRDQFARIYDRRKLPEDSKVNAEPVKQYCPHHLDGNDFFANITCLVYSHDGSELLVSYNDEDIYLFDSYSSSGAEFVKQYKGHRNNATVKGVNFYGPESEFVVSGSDCGHVFLWDKQTEEIVNFLDADATGVVNCLEPHPSAPVLATSGLDHDVKIWVPLEPSPTVLDGLDKLMEKNTSDRDDDRSRPHDPISEHLLYLMMHHMQRRRRSRAADNDSDNDEDSSEEEEDDDDDEDDDGQFSGRVQCSPS
- the LOC5511685 gene encoding DDB1- and CUL4-associated factor 8 isoform X1, with the translated sequence MAEDKGQNPQCKNNKTNSHFTTGSKNRERDVANSNMAATAGSKRKDWPVIPSLFARQQGLLSPGYFTKRASGSTGLVQRLKLHSNLKYHDGCVNTLHYSPTGELLASGSDDLDIVIWDWAKKKKVLHYESGHASNVFQAKFMPFSSESTLVSCARDGQVRVGFLSSTGTSKGTKKLSQHRGAAHKLSIEPGSPWTFFTCGEDGVVFQVDLREDKAHKLFCCRASEHKKVPLYTIYVNPSNINEFAVGGRDQFARIYDRRKLPEDSKVNAEPVKQYCPHHLQDGNDFFANITCLVYSHDGSELLVSYNDEDIYLFDSYSSSGAEFVKQYKGHRNNATVKGVNFYGPESEFVVSGSDCGHVFLWDKQTEEIVNFLDADATGVVNCLEPHPSAPVLATSGLDHDVKIWVPLEPSPTVLDGLDKLMEKNTSDRDDDRSRPHDPISEHLLYLMMHHMQRRRRSRAADNDSDNDEDSSEEEEDDDDDEDDDGQFSGRVQCSPS